In Gossypium arboreum isolate Shixiya-1 chromosome 5, ASM2569848v2, whole genome shotgun sequence, a single genomic region encodes these proteins:
- the LOC108474085 gene encoding uncharacterized protein LOC108474085: MIFLSYEKLKTVLDNKCLPATQAEARKSWEEFGEIAHCYMLESMTSTLYKKLKSCKIAKEILDKLEDMFGGQTALAQQLAITSVMNAQQKPNISIKDHMNTLVG; encoded by the coding sequence ATGATTTTCCTAAGCTATGAGAAACTAAAGACAGTCCTTGATAATAAATGCCTTCCAGCCACTCAAGCTGAGGCTAGAAAGAGTTGGGAGGAGTTTGGTGAGATTGCTCATTGCTATATGCTGGAAAGCATGACTAGCACCCTTTATAAGAAACTAAAGAGCTGTAAGATTGCCAAAGAGATTCTAGACAAACTAGAAGACATGTTCGGAGGCCAAACTGCCTTGGCTCAACAGTTGGCTATTACTAGTGTGATGAATGCCCAGCAAAAGCCTAACATTTCAATCAAAGACCATATGAATACTCTTGTGGGATAA